One genomic segment of Nocardia spumae includes these proteins:
- the aroQ gene encoding gamma subclass chorismate mutase AroQ: protein MAGGLNVRPDSDIHSTEVGGTADGGNDTATGSSRARRPSLRTAAVALLLAACGSVLPMTAEPTSPVVAAAPVPAPSRGAQVSELSPLVEQVLRRLNTADAVAAAKWETSQRAGQPPVVDDPVREAQVYDAMAAAGVRSGLPQDWVRQVFAGQIEANKTVQYGLLTRWRFDPAAAPVPGSSDLAAVRPVIDEVNGEILAQLAAQRAVLTGPDCAQRLAAAVFPVLTSGRADALHSAALVRATVTLCPATHVK from the coding sequence GTGGCAGGAGGGCTGAACGTGCGTCCGGATTCGGATATCCATTCGACGGAGGTCGGGGGAACGGCTGATGGCGGGAACGACACGGCGACCGGAAGTAGCCGCGCCCGTCGCCCGTCGCTGCGCACCGCGGCGGTCGCACTGCTCCTGGCGGCCTGTGGATCGGTCCTGCCCATGACCGCCGAACCCACGTCGCCGGTCGTCGCGGCCGCTCCCGTGCCGGCGCCGTCTCGCGGCGCGCAGGTCTCCGAGCTGAGTCCGCTGGTCGAGCAGGTGCTGCGGCGGCTGAACACCGCTGACGCGGTGGCCGCCGCCAAATGGGAGACGTCGCAGCGCGCCGGGCAGCCCCCGGTCGTGGACGATCCGGTACGCGAAGCGCAGGTCTACGACGCGATGGCCGCGGCCGGGGTCCGATCGGGTCTGCCGCAGGATTGGGTGCGGCAGGTCTTCGCCGGTCAGATCGAGGCCAACAAGACCGTGCAGTACGGCCTGCTCACCCGCTGGCGCTTCGATCCGGCCGCGGCGCCCGTCCCGGGATCATCCGATCTGGCCGCGGTCCGGCCGGTCATCGACGAGGTGAACGGGGAGATCCTGGCCCAGCTGGCCGCCCAACGAGCCGTATTGACCGGGCCGGACTGTGCGCAACGGCTCGCGGCGGCCGTCTTTCCGGTGCTGACCTCGGGTCGGGCGGATGCGCTGCATTCCGCCGCGCTCGTGCGGGCGACCGTAACGCTTTGTCCCGCAACGCATGTGAAATAA
- a CDS encoding DUF4407 domain-containing protein, translating into MTAPHVPGPPTAPSSGTVVTPKSATALLTWLGGAEAGDGDRHERSAYAVTGAVVVLFAVASGVVVALAGASAHWPAAVVAVTAILAALLVGAVSRALAMAPLSGRTDGRGRVERMGRIAVAVLTGVVVAELATTVILGGSVDRTLDDRARRDADAAATVVTARNELDRATAERGALAQTITQAQTDMDQALVIARCEFNPTPQCPQTKITGVPGRGPESQTANSMLEDARGRLNNAQGRVQPLDEQIAARQTALDQTRAAAFHTGDRGLGARWLAMNDYTTGHAGAMLLRLLVIVIAVMTALLPLLLRTWRGESSFDRAVAARAETDRAARAADTAVAVKRAQIHAETENLRAEQELASAQLARHADTVIDREHQRTRVIAAIGNLEIGITEPQRRAVAEFEALAALPAAQSADRTHPTQEATVTAPRNLPAPLPSTALAANDPAGLPAPADGPKKGGGLELPVIGTVPFTDTAARWIRPLVPGFVTSALDQAIDTATSPLRTVRQVFEEAEEITFTLKRTRKVTVNSEDSHDPSVSMVPGQAPAPAVSQYSQLAHPQDPRYAALPQHPGAGHPGLAAADRYGALPAHEATELGYRAPRELPPGSGRR; encoded by the coding sequence TTGACCGCTCCCCATGTCCCCGGACCGCCCACCGCCCCGTCCTCCGGCACGGTGGTGACGCCGAAATCCGCCACCGCCCTACTGACCTGGCTGGGTGGCGCCGAAGCCGGAGACGGTGACCGGCACGAGCGATCGGCCTACGCCGTCACCGGCGCGGTCGTCGTGCTGTTCGCGGTGGCCTCCGGAGTCGTGGTCGCACTGGCCGGGGCATCCGCCCACTGGCCGGCCGCGGTCGTCGCCGTCACCGCGATACTCGCGGCCCTGCTGGTCGGCGCGGTATCGCGAGCCCTGGCGATGGCGCCGCTGTCCGGACGGACGGATGGTCGCGGCCGGGTCGAACGCATGGGGCGGATCGCGGTCGCGGTACTCACCGGCGTGGTCGTCGCCGAGCTGGCGACCACCGTGATACTCGGCGGATCGGTCGACCGGACACTCGACGACCGGGCCCGCCGGGACGCCGACGCGGCGGCGACAGTGGTCACCGCCCGCAACGAACTCGACCGGGCCACCGCCGAACGCGGCGCCCTCGCGCAGACCATCACCCAGGCGCAGACCGATATGGACCAGGCACTGGTCATCGCCCGCTGCGAGTTCAACCCGACCCCGCAGTGCCCGCAGACCAAGATCACGGGTGTGCCGGGACGCGGGCCGGAATCGCAGACGGCCAACTCCATGCTCGAGGACGCCCGCGGCCGTCTCAACAACGCACAGGGCCGGGTCCAGCCGCTGGACGAACAGATCGCCGCCCGGCAGACCGCCCTGGATCAGACCCGGGCCGCCGCATTCCACACCGGTGATCGCGGACTGGGCGCGCGCTGGCTGGCGATGAACGACTACACCACCGGACACGCGGGCGCAATGCTGTTGCGCCTGCTGGTCATCGTCATCGCGGTGATGACGGCGCTGCTGCCGCTGCTGCTGCGCACCTGGCGCGGCGAATCCTCGTTCGATCGGGCCGTCGCCGCCCGCGCCGAAACCGATCGCGCGGCACGGGCCGCCGACACCGCCGTCGCGGTCAAGCGGGCACAGATCCACGCCGAAACCGAAAATCTGCGCGCCGAACAGGAATTGGCGTCCGCGCAGCTGGCCCGGCACGCCGATACGGTCATCGATCGCGAGCACCAGCGCACCCGGGTGATCGCGGCCATCGGCAATCTGGAGATCGGCATCACCGAACCGCAGCGCCGGGCGGTGGCCGAATTCGAAGCGCTGGCCGCACTTCCCGCCGCACAGTCCGCCGACCGCACCCATCCCACTCAGGAGGCGACCGTGACCGCACCGCGGAATCTGCCCGCACCTCTCCCGTCGACCGCGCTCGCCGCGAACGATCCGGCCGGACTTCCCGCCCCGGCGGACGGCCCGAAAAAGGGCGGTGGACTGGAACTTCCGGTGATCGGCACGGTGCCGTTCACCGATACCGCGGCGCGCTGGATCCGGCCGCTGGTCCCCGGCTTCGTCACCAGCGCCCTGGATCAGGCCATCGATACGGCCACCTCACCACTGCGCACGGTCCGTCAGGTGTTCGAAGAGGCCGAGGAGATCACCTTCACCCTCAAGCGCACCCGCAAGGTCACGGTGAACTCCGAGGATTCGCACGATCCGTCGGTATCGATGGTCCCGGGCCAGGCGCCGGCGCCCGCGGTGAGCCAGTACTCCCAGCTCGCCCATCCGCAGGATCCGCGATACGCGGCGCTGCCCCAGCATCCCGGCGCGGGTCACCCCGGACTCGCCGCCGCCGATCGGTACGGCGCACTGCCCGCGCACGAGGCGACCGAGCTCGGCTACCGCGCCCCGCGCGAACTCCCACCCGGTTCCGGCCGCCGATAG
- a CDS encoding DUF4129 domain-containing protein — protein MTGEQLPPPPDPAAGRPAAPPPPVLGPAAQHRAAAESAAGHHDFDTALRERFRAVVRGLEQGGVLEVERSRTARETARAASRALPGTTDEFDGATRSFEEIVYGGRAASPDEYQRLSAADRYSLAPPPPPDPVDQADSPPRAPRRPRLPPLPQLLRDKRFWAVVLGVVVIALIVYLLLRLSAAPTAPPQPTHQPPPPPDREDIPPPELGAGDDSIFERLPPWLAFGGLQALIFAAIVVWWRGRRRGTVVGEPRPVQVAAGELLAGQAALYRRSKDREHVAAKLRAATLRRIRGRLELRTDAAPEQVSAVIGARIGIDPHRIATAFHGPVPDDMTLEYVAAQLDWIESEIG, from the coding sequence GTGACCGGCGAACAGCTCCCACCGCCACCCGACCCGGCGGCCGGCCGGCCCGCGGCTCCGCCGCCACCCGTGCTGGGCCCGGCCGCCCAGCACCGGGCCGCGGCCGAATCCGCCGCCGGGCACCACGATTTCGACACCGCGCTGCGGGAGCGTTTTCGCGCGGTGGTCCGAGGGCTGGAACAAGGAGGCGTACTCGAGGTCGAACGTTCCCGCACCGCACGCGAGACCGCCCGGGCCGCCTCGCGCGCACTGCCCGGCACCACCGACGAATTCGACGGCGCCACCCGTAGTTTCGAGGAGATCGTGTACGGCGGCCGGGCCGCGAGCCCGGACGAATACCAGCGGCTCAGCGCGGCCGACCGCTACTCCCTCGCACCGCCGCCACCACCGGATCCCGTCGATCAGGCGGACTCGCCGCCGCGTGCGCCCCGGCGACCGCGGCTGCCGCCGCTGCCACAGTTGCTGCGCGACAAGCGCTTCTGGGCAGTGGTCCTCGGCGTCGTGGTGATCGCGTTGATCGTCTACCTGCTGTTGCGGCTGTCCGCCGCACCGACGGCGCCGCCCCAGCCGACGCATCAGCCGCCGCCCCCGCCCGACCGCGAGGACATCCCGCCGCCGGAACTCGGCGCGGGCGACGATTCGATCTTCGAGCGTTTACCGCCGTGGCTGGCCTTCGGTGGACTGCAAGCGCTGATCTTCGCGGCGATCGTGGTGTGGTGGCGCGGCCGCCGCCGCGGCACCGTGGTGGGCGAACCACGCCCGGTCCAGGTGGCGGCCGGTGAACTGCTGGCCGGTCAGGCCGCCCTCTACCGCCGGTCGAAGGATCGCGAGCACGTCGCGGCGAAACTACGCGCGGCCACGCTGCGGCGGATCCGCGGTCGGCTGGAGCTGCGCACCGATGCCGCCCCCGAGCAGGTGAGCGCGGTGATCGGAGCCCGGATCGGCATCGACCCCCACCGGATCGCCACCGCGTTCCACGGCCCGGTTCCCGATGACATGACACTGGAATACGTTGCCGCACAACTGGACTGGATCGAATCGGAAATCGGATGA
- a CDS encoding AAA family ATPase: MTTAQTNHTPTADTALRALGDVRVEIGKAVVGNDHAVMFLVLALLCRGHVLLEGVPGVAKTLLVRALAEALDLEHTRVQFTPDLMPGDVTGSQIYDPHTTEFTFRRGPVFTNLLLADEINRTPPKTQSALLESMEERQVSVAGVPQPLPDPFVVIATQNPIEQEGTYPLPEAQLDRFLFKVDIQLPGRDDEFRILQRHAAGFDPRDLGAAGVRAVAGAAHIAAARAAIAQVNINPEVLAYIVDLCRATRTSPAVQHGASPRGATAVLAAARALAWLNGRAFVTPDDVKAVAVPALRHRLQLRPEAELDGVTGEAVMASLLASVPVPV, encoded by the coding sequence ATGACAACGGCGCAGACCAACCACACCCCCACCGCCGACACGGCGCTGCGGGCGCTCGGTGATGTGCGGGTCGAGATCGGCAAGGCGGTCGTCGGTAACGACCACGCGGTGATGTTCCTGGTGCTCGCCCTGCTCTGCCGTGGTCACGTGCTGTTGGAAGGCGTTCCGGGCGTGGCGAAAACGCTGCTGGTGCGGGCCCTCGCCGAAGCGCTGGACCTCGAGCACACCCGGGTGCAGTTCACCCCGGATCTGATGCCCGGCGATGTGACCGGTTCGCAGATCTACGATCCGCACACCACCGAATTCACCTTCCGCCGCGGACCGGTCTTCACCAATCTGCTGCTCGCCGACGAAATCAATCGCACCCCGCCCAAGACCCAGTCGGCACTGTTGGAATCCATGGAGGAGCGCCAGGTTTCGGTGGCCGGGGTGCCGCAGCCACTGCCCGACCCGTTCGTGGTGATCGCGACCCAGAATCCGATCGAACAGGAGGGCACCTATCCGCTGCCCGAGGCGCAGCTGGACCGGTTCCTGTTCAAGGTCGATATCCAGCTGCCCGGACGGGACGACGAATTCCGCATCCTGCAACGCCATGCCGCCGGATTCGATCCGCGCGATCTCGGCGCCGCGGGGGTGCGGGCGGTGGCCGGAGCAGCCCATATCGCCGCTGCCCGGGCCGCGATCGCGCAGGTGAACATCAATCCGGAGGTGCTGGCCTACATCGTGGATCTGTGCCGGGCGACCCGCACGTCACCCGCCGTACAGCACGGCGCCTCCCCGCGCGGCGCCACCGCGGTACTGGCGGCGGCGCGGGCCCTGGCATGGCTCAACGGCCGGGCGTTCGTCACCCCCGACGATGTGAAAGCCGTGGCGGTGCCGGCGCTGCGGCATCGGCTGCAATTGCGTCCGGAGGCCGAGCTGGACGGTGTGACAGGTGAAGCTGTGATGGCGTCGTTGCTGGCCTCGGTCCCGGTCCCGGTGTAG
- a CDS encoding DUF58 domain-containing protein: protein MIVTGRLALGAAVAAVLVAVALPSWIGVVVCTGVLVVLVVIDVLACGTDDLELSRVPLTTVRVGRTATVELVVFNRGARPVRALLWDDWPPSAHAPALTHRLRLPANTRTTVRTTVCPTRRGDRVAGPVTVRLLGPLGLAGRQFQRVVPAGVRALPPFRSERILAAKVKRLQHLDGRSVANIRGPGSEFDSFREYVAGDDVRSIDWRATARATDVLVRTWRPERNRHVVILMDTGRISAARLGAQTRLDIGIEAALLLAGLAAAAGDTVDLLAFDREIRAEVRGVRGKALQPTVMHALSGIVPALTDTDTAAMVRTALRHTRRRSLVVWFTSLDGAMVEENLLPVLPVLSKRHRVLLVSVTDPEIAATATRRDSSAEVYAAAAAEHLLTERAIVRETLQRLGIDVVAAAPDRLPEALADEYLELKRSGAL, encoded by the coding sequence ATGATCGTCACCGGTCGGCTCGCCCTCGGCGCGGCCGTGGCCGCCGTATTGGTGGCCGTCGCACTGCCGTCGTGGATCGGCGTCGTGGTGTGCACGGGGGTGCTCGTCGTGCTCGTCGTCATCGATGTCCTCGCGTGCGGCACCGATGATCTCGAGTTGAGCCGGGTACCGCTTACCACCGTCCGGGTCGGGCGCACCGCGACCGTCGAGCTGGTGGTGTTCAATCGCGGCGCCCGGCCGGTGCGCGCGCTGCTGTGGGACGACTGGCCGCCCAGTGCGCACGCCCCGGCGCTCACCCACCGGCTGCGACTGCCGGCCAACACCAGGACCACAGTGCGCACCACGGTCTGTCCCACTCGTCGCGGTGATCGGGTCGCCGGGCCGGTGACGGTCCGGCTGCTGGGTCCGCTCGGACTGGCCGGACGCCAGTTCCAGCGAGTGGTTCCGGCCGGAGTCCGTGCCCTGCCGCCGTTCCGTTCGGAGCGAATTCTGGCGGCGAAGGTCAAACGACTTCAGCACCTCGACGGCCGTTCGGTGGCGAATATCCGCGGCCCGGGTTCGGAATTCGATTCGTTCCGCGAATACGTGGCCGGTGACGACGTCCGCTCGATCGACTGGCGGGCTACCGCTCGGGCCACCGATGTGCTGGTGCGCACCTGGCGACCCGAACGCAATCGGCACGTGGTGATACTGATGGATACCGGACGCATCAGTGCCGCCCGGCTCGGTGCGCAGACCAGGCTGGATATCGGCATCGAGGCCGCGCTCCTGCTGGCCGGGCTCGCGGCCGCCGCCGGTGACACCGTCGACCTGCTGGCATTCGATCGGGAGATTCGCGCCGAGGTGCGCGGGGTCCGCGGAAAAGCCTTGCAGCCCACTGTGATGCACGCCCTGTCCGGCATCGTGCCCGCGCTGACGGATACCGATACCGCGGCGATGGTGCGGACGGCGCTGCGGCATACCCGGCGCCGCAGTCTGGTGGTGTGGTTCACCAGCCTGGACGGTGCGATGGTCGAGGAGAATCTGCTGCCGGTGCTACCCGTGCTGAGTAAACGGCATCGGGTGCTGCTGGTGTCGGTCACCGATCCGGAGATCGCGGCGACGGCGACGCGCCGCGACAGTTCCGCCGAGGTCTACGCCGCCGCGGCCGCTGAACATCTGCTCACCGAACGCGCGATCGTCCGGGAAACGTTGCAGCGCCTGGGGATCGATGTGGTGGCCGCTGCCCCCGACCGGCTGCCTGAGGCACTGGCCGACGAATATCTGGAACTCAAGCGATCGGGTGCGCTGTAG
- a CDS encoding RDD family protein → MAEFTTGEAVSLQLPIARIPTRAAAFAIDLLLQLVLGLMLLLVVFLVLFQFDPDEAWLQTSALVVMVIVLAGYPIVSETLLRGRTVGKMALGLRVVRSDGGPVDFRHALTRGLAAALVDFWNLGGFGLVAVVTSLCSPRARRVGDILAGTVVVSDRAPIPMPALAVAPPWLVDWVARLDLSGLTEELALPVRQYLTRYAGLTPEVQANLGAALVIAVCEQLRVAPPAGYPPLQILGAVIGERQRRTLPPPRLPFWPMPAVRATAHPIA, encoded by the coding sequence ATGGCGGAGTTCACCACCGGGGAGGCCGTCTCCCTGCAATTGCCGATCGCGCGGATCCCGACCCGGGCCGCCGCGTTCGCGATCGATCTGCTGCTGCAGCTCGTGCTCGGCCTGATGCTGCTGCTGGTGGTCTTCCTGGTGCTCTTCCAATTCGACCCCGACGAGGCATGGCTGCAAACCTCCGCCCTGGTCGTCATGGTGATCGTGCTGGCCGGCTATCCGATCGTCAGCGAAACCCTGCTGCGGGGCCGGACGGTGGGGAAGATGGCGCTGGGTCTGCGGGTGGTGCGCAGCGACGGCGGTCCCGTCGACTTCCGGCACGCGCTCACCCGAGGCCTCGCCGCGGCCCTGGTCGACTTCTGGAATCTCGGTGGGTTCGGTCTGGTCGCCGTCGTCACCTCACTGTGCTCGCCACGCGCCCGCCGGGTCGGCGATATCCTCGCCGGCACCGTCGTGGTGTCCGATCGCGCGCCGATCCCGATGCCCGCTCTGGCCGTCGCGCCGCCGTGGTTGGTCGACTGGGTCGCGCGACTCGATCTGTCGGGCCTTACCGAGGAGCTGGCACTGCCGGTGCGGCAGTACCTGACCCGCTACGCCGGACTGACCCCCGAGGTGCAGGCGAATCTCGGTGCGGCACTGGTGATCGCGGTGTGTGAGCAGCTGCGGGTCGCACCGCCGGCCGGTTACCCACCGTTGCAGATTCTGGGCGCGGTGATCGGGGAGCGGCAACGCCGGACGCTGCCGCCGCCGCGGCTGCCGTTCTGGCCGATGCCCGCCGTGCGGGCTACAGCGCACCCGATCGCTTGA
- a CDS encoding stage II sporulation protein M, which yields MDVDAYSFAQRRHWDRLDYLTARRRLTGAEVDEFVALYRRSSQQLARLQSHSPDPELINGLSAVLARARGRLLGARSDTWSQIGYFFTHRFPAAVYRAWLWWAGVAGAFLVVATSIGIWVSGSATARKTLGIPANAESLTAPGGRFESYYSEHPHDAFAAQVWTNNAWVSAIALFTGILILPAAYLLFMNALNVGVSAGLMADAGRLESFFGFLLPHGMLELTAVFVAGGAGLKLGWTLIDPGRAPRAEALARQGRATAAIALGLVGVLLVSGLIEGFITPSGWPAPVRIGIGLVAELGFLAYVFGPGRRAAQEQAAWRSAAAEGERIFG from the coding sequence ATGGACGTCGACGCCTATTCGTTCGCGCAGCGGCGTCATTGGGACCGGCTCGATTATCTGACCGCTCGGCGGCGCCTCACCGGCGCCGAGGTGGACGAGTTCGTGGCACTGTATCGCCGCAGCTCACAACAGCTGGCGCGGCTGCAGTCGCATTCGCCCGACCCGGAGCTGATCAACGGCTTGAGTGCGGTCCTGGCCCGAGCCCGCGGCCGTCTGCTGGGCGCCCGCAGCGATACCTGGTCCCAGATCGGCTACTTCTTCACCCATCGGTTCCCGGCCGCGGTCTATCGGGCCTGGCTCTGGTGGGCCGGTGTGGCGGGCGCGTTCCTGGTGGTGGCGACGAGTATCGGCATCTGGGTGTCCGGATCCGCCACGGCCCGAAAGACATTGGGAATACCGGCGAACGCGGAGTCGCTGACCGCCCCGGGTGGCCGCTTCGAGTCCTACTACTCCGAACATCCGCACGATGCCTTCGCCGCGCAGGTGTGGACCAACAACGCGTGGGTGTCGGCCATCGCGCTGTTCACCGGAATCCTGATTCTCCCGGCCGCCTACCTGCTGTTCATGAATGCCCTGAACGTCGGGGTCTCGGCCGGTCTGATGGCCGATGCCGGGCGGCTCGAGTCCTTCTTCGGATTCCTGCTGCCGCACGGCATGCTGGAGCTCACCGCGGTTTTCGTGGCCGGAGGCGCCGGGCTGAAACTCGGCTGGACACTGATCGATCCGGGTCGCGCGCCGCGAGCCGAGGCGCTCGCCCGGCAGGGCCGGGCGACGGCGGCGATCGCACTGGGACTCGTGGGGGTGCTGCTCGTTTCGGGCCTGATCGAGGGCTTCATCACCCCGAGCGGCTGGCCCGCACCGGTGCGGATCGGTATCGGGCTGGTTGCCGAACTCGGATTTCTGGCCTATGTCTTCGGCCCCGGACGGCGGGCCGCGCAGGAACAGGCGGCCTGGCGGTCGGCAGCGGCCGAGGGCGAGCGCATATTCGGCTAA
- a CDS encoding GNAT family N-acetyltransferase: protein MTAEQQADPVVTQTAERFEISVDDRLAGFTEYLDRDRQRIFYHTEIDSDFAGRGLAGALVSQALARTREAGLHIVPICPFVAGFLQKHEEFADITDPVTQDAVDYVRTQRG from the coding sequence ATGACCGCCGAACAGCAAGCAGACCCGGTCGTCACGCAAACCGCGGAACGGTTCGAAATCAGCGTGGACGATCGGCTCGCCGGATTCACCGAATACCTCGACCGCGACCGGCAGCGGATCTTCTACCACACCGAAATCGACTCCGACTTCGCCGGACGCGGCCTCGCCGGAGCCCTGGTCTCGCAGGCGCTGGCGCGAACCCGGGAGGCCGGGCTGCACATCGTGCCGATCTGTCCCTTCGTCGCCGGATTCCTCCAGAAGCACGAGGAATTCGCCGACATCACCGATCCGGTGACCCAGGACGCGGTCGACTACGTGCGGACCCAGCGGGGCTGA
- a CDS encoding DUF3662 and FHA domain-containing protein, with amino-acid sequence MGIVSRFERRLQGAVGDAFARVFGGSVVPQEVEAALQREASDRLAELDGGHLLAPNVYVITVNPTDLQELDADHELTTRAFARHLQDYIREQGWQTYGEVHVEFETSPTLHTGQFRTHGRVDPDAGRRNPPAPHRPPDRPGRPPQRPAHPQPGAGPMTQNSGYDPSREPAESDPRNRGYAPPPGGRPAPQYQDDYGRGGQYPGAGEYAAPEQGGYGGDYQNGYDYQQGGAGYQQQGGAAYGQQAYEQGSYDQGSYDQGYGQQAYADQGYGQQQSYEQGGYEQGGYDQGYGQQGYADQGYGQQQGYPEQNYGQQQGYGQAPGYDQGYPAQAPGGYGQQGYADQGYADPGYADQGGYAPEEQAYGQQQAYGQQPGYGAAPQPPRSGSGYSATLHLDDGSGRTYALREGSNIIGRGQDAHFRLPDTGVSRRHIEVRWDGQVAMLSDLGSTNGTLVNGSPVQDWQLADGDVIRAGHSEILIRIV; translated from the coding sequence ATGGGCATCGTCTCGCGTTTCGAACGACGCTTGCAGGGTGCTGTCGGCGATGCCTTCGCCCGGGTCTTCGGTGGCAGTGTCGTTCCCCAGGAGGTGGAAGCGGCGCTGCAGCGCGAGGCCTCGGATCGATTGGCCGAACTCGACGGCGGACATCTGCTCGCCCCGAATGTCTACGTGATCACCGTCAACCCCACGGACCTGCAGGAACTCGATGCAGACCATGAGTTGACCACACGCGCGTTCGCCAGACATTTACAGGACTACATCCGCGAACAAGGGTGGCAGACCTACGGTGAAGTGCACGTCGAATTCGAGACATCCCCTACGCTGCACACCGGGCAGTTCAGGACGCACGGCCGGGTGGACCCGGATGCGGGTCGCCGGAACCCACCGGCTCCGCACCGCCCGCCCGATAGACCTGGACGACCCCCACAACGACCCGCACACCCGCAACCAGGAGCTGGCCCCATGACGCAGAACTCAGGCTACGACCCCAGCCGAGAGCCCGCGGAGTCCGATCCACGCAATCGCGGGTACGCACCCCCGCCGGGGGGCCGCCCTGCGCCGCAATATCAGGACGACTACGGCCGGGGCGGTCAGTACCCCGGTGCCGGTGAGTACGCCGCTCCGGAACAGGGCGGGTACGGCGGCGACTACCAGAACGGCTACGACTACCAGCAGGGTGGTGCGGGCTACCAGCAGCAGGGTGGTGCGGCCTACGGTCAGCAGGCCTACGAACAGGGCAGCTACGACCAAGGTAGTTACGACCAGGGTTACGGCCAGCAGGCCTACGCCGACCAGGGCTACGGCCAGCAGCAGTCCTACGAACAGGGCGGCTACGAACAGGGCGGCTACGACCAGGGTTACGGGCAGCAGGGCTACGCCGACCAGGGCTACGGGCAACAGCAGGGTTATCCGGAGCAGAACTACGGCCAGCAGCAAGGCTACGGCCAAGCGCCGGGATACGACCAGGGCTACCCGGCCCAGGCCCCGGGCGGGTACGGCCAGCAGGGCTACGCCGACCAGGGTTACGCCGATCCGGGATACGCCGACCAGGGCGGTTACGCACCCGAGGAGCAGGCCTACGGTCAGCAGCAGGCTTATGGCCAGCAGCCCGGCTACGGCGCCGCCCCACAGCCGCCGCGCAGCGGGTCCGGATACTCCGCGACGCTGCACCTCGACGACGGCAGCGGCCGCACGTACGCGTTGCGCGAAGGCAGCAACATCATCGGGCGTGGCCAGGACGCCCATTTCCGGCTTCCCGACACCGGGGTGTCCCGCCGGCACATCGAAGTTCGCTGGGACGGCCAGGTCGCGATGCTCTCGGACCTCGGTTCCACCAACGGGACGCTGGTCAACGGCTCGCCCGTCCAGGATTGGCAGCTCGCCGACGGGGATGTCATCCGCGCCGGGCATTCCGAGATCCTGATCCGAATCGTCTGA
- a CDS encoding FHA domain-containing protein FhaB/FipA gives MQGLILQLTRAGFLLLLWLFVWAVLRTLRSDIYAASGIRIQPRPPRGSAVLPSFSRGQKGAKYLVVTQGSLAGTRITLGTQPVLIGRADDSTLVLTDDYASTRHARLSPRGEDWYVEDLGSTNGTYLDRGKVTTPVRVPLGTPVRVGKTVIELRS, from the coding sequence GTGCAGGGACTGATCCTGCAGTTGACCCGTGCGGGGTTCCTCTTGTTGTTGTGGCTGTTCGTGTGGGCGGTGCTTCGGACCTTGCGCAGCGACATCTACGCGGCATCAGGCATCCGGATCCAGCCCCGCCCCCCCCGTGGTTCGGCGGTACTGCCATCCTTCAGCCGTGGCCAGAAGGGCGCCAAGTATCTAGTGGTGACTCAAGGTTCACTCGCCGGCACTCGAATCACGCTCGGCACCCAACCGGTGCTCATCGGCCGGGCAGACGATTCCACGCTGGTTTTGACCGACGACTACGCCTCGACCCGGCATGCGCGCTTATCGCCGCGCGGCGAGGACTGGTACGTCGAAGACTTAGGTTCGACCAACGGGACCTACCTCGACAGAGGCAAGGTCACGACCCCCGTCCGAGTTCCGCTGGGCACACCTGTCCGTGTCGGTAAGACTGTGATCGAGCTGCGATCGTGA